One window of the Zea mays cultivar B73 chromosome 3, Zm-B73-REFERENCE-NAM-5.0, whole genome shotgun sequence genome contains the following:
- the LOC100383548 gene encoding Auxin efflux carrier component 3a produces MISWNDVYTVLTAMVPLYVAMFLAYGSVRWWRIFTADQCSGINRFVAIFAVPLLSFHFISTNDPYAMNLRFLAADTLQKLVVLAGLAACSRLPSRLAAPRLDWSITLFSVSTLPNTLVMGIPLLIAMYGPYAGSLMVQVVVLQCIIWYTLLLFLFEFRAARTLIADQFPDTAAAIASLHVDPDVVSLEGGRAETEAEVAEDGRLHVTVRRSSASRRSLLMATPRPSNLTGAEIYSMSSSRQHSPRGSNFNHADFFAMVDGAPPPPAPGARASSFGAAELYSMHSSRGPTPRQSNFDERSASARSSRPAAVPSHDAKELHMFVWSSGASPVSDVSGLPAFTGGGAGGVNVGAKEIRMVVPAEMPQNGSAGKENENNGAAAAATGEAEGFGFRSGGKTTAEDAEAGEAAGPEQLTKLGSRYSTAELRAKDDGGGAGSAAQQMPPASVMTRLILIMVWRKLIRNPNTYSSLIGLAWSLVAFRWHISMPAVVAKSIAILSDAGLGMAMFSLGLFMALQPKLIACGWRATGVSMAVRFLAGPAVMAAASLAIGLRGTLLRIAIVQAALPQGIVPFVFAKEYNVHPAILSTMVIFGMMIALPITLIYYILLGLKPV; encoded by the exons ATGATATCGTGGAACGATGTATACACGGTGCTGACCGCGATGGTGCCCCTGTACGTGGCCATGTTCCTGGCGTACGGGTCGGTGCGGTGGTGGCGCATCTTCACGGCGGACCAGTGCTCCGGCATCAACCGCTTCGTGGCCATCTTCGCCGTGCCGCTGCTGTCCTTCCACTTCATCTCCACCAACGACCCGTACGCCATGAACCTCCGGTTcctggccgcggacacgctgcagAAGCTGGTCGTCCTCGCGGGGCTGGCCGCGTGCTCGCGCCTGCCCTCCAGGCTGGCGGCGCCGCGGCTGGACTGGTCCATCACGCTCTTCTCCGTGTCGACGCTGCCCAACACGCTGGTGATGGGCATCCCGCTGCTGATCGCCATGTACGGTCCCTACGCCGGGTCCCTGATGGTGCAGGTGGTGGTGCTCCAGTGCATCATCTGGTACACGCTGCTGCTGTTCCTCTTCGAGTTCCGCGCCGCGCGGACGCTCATCGCGGACCAGTTCCCGGACACCGCGGCGGCCATCGCGTCGCTGCACGTGGACCCGGACGTGGTGTCGCTGGAGGGCGGGCGCGCCGAGACGGAGGCCGAGGTGGCGGAGGACGGCCGGCTGCACGTGACGGTGCGCCGGTCGTCGGCGTCGCGGCGGTCGCTGCTGATGGCGACGCCGCGGCCGTCCAACCTGACGGGCGCGGAGATATACTCGATGAGCTCGTCGCGGCAGCACAGCCCGCGGGGCTCCAACTTCAACCACGCCGACTTCTTCGCCATGGTCGACGGCGCGCCGCCCCCGCCGGCGCCCGGCGCGCGCGCCTCGAGCTTCGGCGCCGCCGAGCTGTACTCGATGCACTCATCGCGGGGGCCGACGCCGCGGCAGTCCAACTTCGACGAGCGCTCGGCCTCGGCCCGGTCGTCGAGGCCCGCGGCCGTGCCCAGCCACGACGCCAAGGAGCTCCACATGTTCGTGTGGAGCTCGGGCGCCTCCCCCGTCTCGGACGTCAGCGGCCTGCCGGCCTTCACCGGTGGTGGCGCGGGTGGCGTCAACGTCGGCGCCAAGGAAATTCGCATGGTTGTCCCCGCCGAGATGCCGCAGAACGGCTCGGCCGGCAAAg AGAACGAGAACAacggtgcagcagcagcagcgacgGGGGAAGCCGAGGGTTTCGGCTTCAGATCAGGCGGCAAGACGACGGCGGAGGACGCCGAGGCGGGAGAAGCAGCAGGGCCCGAGCAGCTAACGAAGCTGGGGTCCAGGTACTCGACGGCCGAGCTGCGCGCGAAGGACGACGGCGGTGGCGCGGGCTCGGCGGCGCAGCAGATGCCGCCGGCGAGCGTGATGACCCGCCTGATACTAATCATGGTGTGGCGCAAGCTGATCCGCAACCCGAACACGTACTCCAGCCTCATCGGCCTCGCCTGGTCCCTCGTCGCGTTCCG GTGGCACATCTCCATGCCGGCGGTCGTGGCCAAGTCCATCGCCATCCTCTCGGACGCCGGGCTGGGGATGGCCATGTTTAGCCTGG GATTGTTTATGGCGCTGCAGCCGAAGCTCATCGCGTGCGGATGGCGCGCCACAGGCGTCTCCATGGCCGTCCGCTTCCTCGCCGGCCCTGCCGTCATGGCCGCCGCGTCCCTGGCCATCGGCCTCCGAGGGACCCTTTTGCGGATCGCCATTGTGCAG GCGGCTCTACCGCAAGGGATCGTGCCCTTCGTGTTCGCGAAAGAATACAACGTCCACCCGGCCATCCTGAGCACTAT GgtaatttttggcatgatgatagCGCTGCCGATTACCTTGATCTACTACATCCTTCTTGGACTGAAGCCAGTGTAG
- the LOC100383548 gene encoding auxin efflux carrier component 3a isoform X1 has translation MAPATGVAHFTFTRPEEPTPACNSDTPPESPHQLTSHLTFHSRRRSQTGIPRALPLLPRFLLRWAFGRRGWWAETEMISWNDVYTVLTAMVPLYVAMFLAYGSVRWWRIFTADQCSGINRFVAIFAVPLLSFHFISTNDPYAMNLRFLAADTLQKLVVLAGLAACSRLPSRLAAPRLDWSITLFSVSTLPNTLVMGIPLLIAMYGPYAGSLMVQVVVLQCIIWYTLLLFLFEFRAARTLIADQFPDTAAAIASLHVDPDVVSLEGGRAETEAEVAEDGRLHVTVRRSSASRRSLLMATPRPSNLTGAEIYSMSSSRQHSPRGSNFNHADFFAMVDGAPPPPAPGARASSFGAAELYSMHSSRGPTPRQSNFDERSASARSSRPAAVPSHDAKELHMFVWSSGASPVSDVSGLPAFTGGGAGGVNVGAKEIRMVVPAEMPQNGSAGKENENNGAAAAATGEAEGFGFRSGGKTTAEDAEAGEAAGPEQLTKLGSRYSTAELRAKDDGGGAGSAAQQMPPASVMTRLILIMVWRKLIRNPNTYSSLIGLAWSLVAFRWHISMPAVVAKSIAILSDAGLGMAMFSLGTLRDASAQPTPLVLLSSRSPTPPISSRAHTPRRARPRSDSGERLTTKRCGRLLCGQDCLWRCSRSSSRADGAPQASPWPSASSPALPSWPPRPWPSASEGPFCGSPLCRRLYRKGSCPSCSRKNTTSTRPS, from the exons ATGGCGCCGGCGACCGGCGTTGCCCACTTCACATTCACAAGACCGGAGGAGCCCACTCCTGCATGTAACTCAGATACTCCACCCGAGAGTCCGCACCAACTCACATCACACCTCACCTTCCACTCCAGAAGAAGAAGCCAGACCGGAATCCCGAGAGCCCTGCCCCTGCTCCCTCGGTTCCTCCTCCGTTGGGCGTTTGGCCGCCGGGGGTGGTGGGCCGAGACCGAGATGATATCGTGGAACGATGTATACACGGTGCTGACCGCGATGGTGCCCCTGTACGTGGCCATGTTCCTGGCGTACGGGTCGGTGCGGTGGTGGCGCATCTTCACGGCGGACCAGTGCTCCGGCATCAACCGCTTCGTGGCCATCTTCGCCGTGCCGCTGCTGTCCTTCCACTTCATCTCCACCAACGACCCGTACGCCATGAACCTCCGGTTcctggccgcggacacgctgcagAAGCTGGTCGTCCTCGCGGGGCTGGCCGCGTGCTCGCGCCTGCCCTCCAGGCTGGCGGCGCCGCGGCTGGACTGGTCCATCACGCTCTTCTCCGTGTCGACGCTGCCCAACACGCTGGTGATGGGCATCCCGCTGCTGATCGCCATGTACGGTCCCTACGCCGGGTCCCTGATGGTGCAGGTGGTGGTGCTCCAGTGCATCATCTGGTACACGCTGCTGCTGTTCCTCTTCGAGTTCCGCGCCGCGCGGACGCTCATCGCGGACCAGTTCCCGGACACCGCGGCGGCCATCGCGTCGCTGCACGTGGACCCGGACGTGGTGTCGCTGGAGGGCGGGCGCGCCGAGACGGAGGCCGAGGTGGCGGAGGACGGCCGGCTGCACGTGACGGTGCGCCGGTCGTCGGCGTCGCGGCGGTCGCTGCTGATGGCGACGCCGCGGCCGTCCAACCTGACGGGCGCGGAGATATACTCGATGAGCTCGTCGCGGCAGCACAGCCCGCGGGGCTCCAACTTCAACCACGCCGACTTCTTCGCCATGGTCGACGGCGCGCCGCCCCCGCCGGCGCCCGGCGCGCGCGCCTCGAGCTTCGGCGCCGCCGAGCTGTACTCGATGCACTCATCGCGGGGGCCGACGCCGCGGCAGTCCAACTTCGACGAGCGCTCGGCCTCGGCCCGGTCGTCGAGGCCCGCGGCCGTGCCCAGCCACGACGCCAAGGAGCTCCACATGTTCGTGTGGAGCTCGGGCGCCTCCCCCGTCTCGGACGTCAGCGGCCTGCCGGCCTTCACCGGTGGTGGCGCGGGTGGCGTCAACGTCGGCGCCAAGGAAATTCGCATGGTTGTCCCCGCCGAGATGCCGCAGAACGGCTCGGCCGGCAAAg AGAACGAGAACAacggtgcagcagcagcagcgacgGGGGAAGCCGAGGGTTTCGGCTTCAGATCAGGCGGCAAGACGACGGCGGAGGACGCCGAGGCGGGAGAAGCAGCAGGGCCCGAGCAGCTAACGAAGCTGGGGTCCAGGTACTCGACGGCCGAGCTGCGCGCGAAGGACGACGGCGGTGGCGCGGGCTCGGCGGCGCAGCAGATGCCGCCGGCGAGCGTGATGACCCGCCTGATACTAATCATGGTGTGGCGCAAGCTGATCCGCAACCCGAACACGTACTCCAGCCTCATCGGCCTCGCCTGGTCCCTCGTCGCGTTCCG GTGGCACATCTCCATGCCGGCGGTCGTGGCCAAGTCCATCGCCATCCTCTCGGACGCCGGGCTGGGGATGGCCATGTTTAGCCTGGGTACGTTACGTGACGCCAGCGCCCAGCCCACACCCCTTGTGCTCCTGTCGTCCCGTAGCCCTACACCGCCAATTAGTTCCCGCGCCCACACGCCGAGGCGCGCGCGGCCCCGATCGGATTCGGGAGAGAGGCTAACGACTAAACGCTGTGGACGCTTACTTTGTGGCCAGGATTGTTTATGGCGCTGCAGCCGAAGCTCATCGCGTGCGGATGGCGCGCCACAGGCGTCTCCATGGCCGTCCGCTTCCTCGCCGGCCCTGCCGTCATGGCCGCCGCGTCCCTGGCCATCGGCCTCCGAGGGACCCTTTTGCGGATCGCCATTGTGCAG GCGGCTCTACCGCAAGGGATCGTGCCCTTCGTGTTCGCGAAAGAATACAACGTCCACCCGGCCATCCTGA